In Nocardia yunnanensis, one DNA window encodes the following:
- a CDS encoding TerD family protein, protein MAALLTQGQTGELGVADVTVTVHFSAGIDLAALLLTDHGTVRDNGDLIFYNQPSGPGVQLVPGQNAVAVSLRAIPQGVAHIRIVIALDERDGRLGDYPAPHIAIDDEHGNALYEYVIENLGNVTTVAAVDLDRGDDGWYARAVGFGHPRGFAALLSDHGVAVSNSSPPARTPASPTIAPVLRAGDTVALRRQGADLSFVKMGLGWDPVHVQHKWGSRPVEIDLDASALVYAGNDLIDAAYYGQLVTKDGAIRHSGDNLTGEGKGDDEVITVDLTRIGPHVTAIVFVITSYAGHTFERVRNAFWRLIDGTTSSELTRSNLSAGGPHTGMVVAKVHREDGIWKVQALGHPIQAGHPVEAAAQVGEFL, encoded by the coding sequence GTGGCCGCACTTCTGACACAGGGGCAGACCGGTGAACTGGGCGTCGCGGACGTCACGGTGACGGTGCACTTCAGCGCGGGTATCGACCTCGCCGCGCTGTTGCTCACCGACCACGGCACCGTGCGTGACAACGGTGACCTGATCTTCTACAACCAACCCTCCGGCCCCGGCGTGCAACTGGTGCCCGGGCAGAACGCCGTCGCGGTGAGCCTGCGCGCGATACCGCAGGGCGTCGCCCACATCCGGATCGTCATCGCCCTCGACGAGCGCGACGGCCGCCTCGGGGACTATCCCGCCCCGCATATCGCCATCGACGACGAGCACGGAAACGCGCTCTACGAGTACGTGATCGAGAACCTGGGCAACGTGACGACGGTGGCCGCGGTGGATCTCGACCGCGGCGACGACGGCTGGTACGCCCGCGCCGTCGGGTTCGGGCATCCGCGCGGGTTCGCCGCGCTGCTGTCCGATCACGGTGTGGCCGTGAGCAATTCGTCGCCGCCGGCCCGCACGCCCGCCTCGCCCACCATCGCGCCGGTGCTGCGCGCCGGGGATACCGTGGCGCTGCGCCGCCAGGGCGCGGATCTGAGCTTCGTGAAGATGGGGCTGGGCTGGGATCCGGTTCACGTGCAACACAAGTGGGGTTCGCGGCCGGTAGAGATCGATCTCGACGCCTCCGCGCTGGTGTACGCGGGCAACGACCTCATCGATGCGGCCTACTACGGGCAGCTGGTCACCAAGGACGGGGCCATCCGGCATTCCGGTGACAATCTCACCGGTGAGGGCAAGGGCGACGACGAGGTGATCACCGTCGATCTCACCCGGATCGGACCCCACGTCACCGCCATCGTCTTCGTGATCACCTCGTACGCGGGCCACACCTTCGAGCGGGTGCGGAATGCCTTCTGGCGGTTGATCGACGGCACCACCAGCAGTGAGCTCACCCGCTCCAATCTGAGCGCGGGCGGCCCGCACACCGGCATGGTGGTGGCGAAAGTGCATCGCGAGGACGGGATCTGGAAGGTGCAGGCCCTCGGCCACCCGATCCAGGCCGGCCACCCGGTGGAGGCGGCGGCCCAGGTCGGCGAATTCCTCTGA
- a CDS encoding GNAT family N-acetyltransferase, translated as MVQSGAPVVRRATEADIEEMVRVLTLAFETDDPIEEYVFPDLAQRRRRTPGMLRVLIRHRYLPAAAAIVAEVDGRVAGTVLWIPAGYRNPVWREAISGPRLLWAMGPAATRRGIEVDAAIAKSAPVEPHNYMVYVAAEPQSQRVGVGRAMMDWLIAETDAQGRALCGLCKDGNVGYYQGFDAQPIDRVRIGSKGPEMNFIKRSARVAAG; from the coding sequence GTGGTTCAGTCGGGTGCACCGGTCGTACGCCGCGCCACCGAAGCCGACATCGAGGAGATGGTCCGGGTGCTCACCCTGGCCTTCGAGACCGACGATCCGATCGAAGAGTACGTCTTCCCCGATCTCGCCCAGCGCCGCAGACGCACGCCCGGCATGCTTCGGGTCCTCATCCGGCACCGCTACCTGCCGGCCGCGGCCGCCATCGTCGCCGAGGTCGACGGCCGGGTGGCCGGGACGGTGCTGTGGATTCCCGCCGGATACCGCAATCCGGTATGGCGGGAAGCGATTTCGGGTCCGCGGCTGCTGTGGGCCATGGGTCCGGCCGCGACCAGACGCGGCATCGAGGTGGACGCCGCCATCGCGAAATCCGCCCCGGTGGAACCGCACAACTACATGGTCTACGTGGCCGCCGAGCCGCAGTCGCAGCGCGTGGGTGTGGGCCGCGCGATGATGGACTGGCTGATCGCCGAGACCGACGCGCAGGGGCGTGCGCTGTGCGGACTCTGCAAGGACGGCAACGTCGGCTACTACCAGGGCTTCGACGCCCAGCCGATCGACCGGGTCCGAATCGGGAGCAAGGGTCCGGAGATGAATTTCATCAAGCGGTCCGCGCGGGTCGCCGCCGGCTGA
- a CDS encoding type I polyketide synthase — protein MSDIAIVGIGCRYAGGIDSPESFWDFIINKGDGVVEIPPERWDYRRYYDPDRRTPGRMYTKRAAFLTGDPWAFDPDFFGISPREAAAMDPQQRLVLEIAWEALDDAGLAGRVAGAPIGVYVGAFTLDQMAMSNTNAALPWVDMHTAAGASYTMISNRIAYALNMIGPALTVDTACSSSLVAFHLACQALADGDCEVALAGGVTLLLQPEVFVSMCKGGFLAADGRSKPFDAAADGYGRGEGSGMVVLKKLADAERDGDRIYAVVKATGSNQDGRTTAITVPNADMQEALAKAVTARAGVAAHEVTYVEAHGTGTPVGDPLELRAIGRAYGQAAGRTEPLGVGSVKAQLGHTEAASGIASVIKSALALTHRTIAPQGWLHEPNPDIPFEELGLRLQLEAQPVAPETRMTVAVNGFGYGGTNAHVILQEYVAAERSEREPRHYGVLPISARNDTAARELARGYAELVAAGAEPARLAEAAWTRRQHHPVRAGLTFGDDAELVRALVDFAGGEGRTAKVIARKVPEPVFVFTGMGPQWWGMARQLLTGTGDFAARDAFVTEAERVDAAFREIAGWSIREELLRPEEQSRVTATEVAQPANFLVQAALFAMLDALGIRPAAVVGHSVGEVSAAYVTGMLSLRDAVRVSYHRARLQATTAGSGGMLAIGLAPAAALELIDGDELVGIAAVNSPSAVTLAGDEKRLDALAESLTEQGVFARRLQVEVPYHSYLMDPILDELRTALADLTLSEPRIPLWSTVTGAPVTTADWDAEYWCANVRQPVRFADAVTGLVGAGSRVFLEVGPHPVLGANIREILIGAGETGTTVATLNRKQADDESVRQTLAGLYTAGVLDIDALFADLVTGHVDLPRYPWQRTRLRVELAGMQQLKYGTPGMYRMLGDPLLEDPATAWQIRLSVGDLEWLADHVVGGSRILPGAAYLDAALSAAALRTESTRVAVEDVRFLAPLVVDEGMAPVVELRVEESTRRFTIRSREPASPNWTVNATGRLVEGVYEPTKAEVPEVAEMLAIDPAAYYTAFAARGLDYGPAFRRATALWVSGNTVVATLDGGIAAGSGHLAHPAVVDAAVQCFGAVLAAASNTERGALVPVAVAEVRLFAPIPERVTVVARLHDGADLSCDYDLLDSEQNVIMRIIGLRLGEINPDRGALQRLSDYFYEDRWDMREPVDLAALPSPETAYTLAIDLAGAAGDRASFIAGATAHGEVLAVDDPDRADLEAVVRERLQQIVALTGVDRTHVVLVAGSDFTDLDALWTLRRIAVTVEGFLEDWLQQRGDEIPMTGDGRLHATLVTERAFAHPDEDTAPNPAHAALAGARRVLLNEQSRLRWRLVDVDPEVTEAELAAELAIPGAFTYDYADEVVLRNGLRWTTVVAATLPERLEALDRAERLTDPEANFRLELPKSRVLSRLAWRACERRDPAADEVEVRILAIGLGYKDPLKVIGVLGERELAGTFYGTEPGMEADAVVVRIGAAVEDFAVGDRVFLTSKGMISRFHTAEAGLLTRVPHDTEIGQCTSVVAFATAEHSLLELARVRAGDVVLVHGAAGGVGSAAVRIAKLHGATVIGTASSDERRAYVLAQGADHALDSRSLNFADEVLGLTDGRGADVVISTAPGEILRRNFKAVAEFGRIVEIGKADIYGGGVLDLAYFDKNLSYHSFDLDRMLALKRRATGELVQGVLEKLANGTYPYLPYELYDTAEVAKAFEDVARSTHFGRIAVRLESEAPLVRPLIPAVTVDPAAGYLITGGFGAFGLAVGRWLVGLGARRLTLLGRGGARTEAARLQLAAWREQGVEVVEELVDVTDAAAMTAVVARAHSIAHPLRGVFHTAGAIDDRRVPDMDRDSLAKVYRPKAEGVVALRQGLAAAGVELDMFVLFSSGSAIFGSIGQFAYTAANLALDATADVVVRAGGKALAVGWGHMSGGGMADDQYVSRYLRTAGFDPISMAEGTEYLEQALSLGIHHHASIIPIDWSRVASTVSWYAMTGRTAERIAAAVEDNSAASHLVAALRELDEQKRGEVVAHMLAEQLAVVMGVDADSIDLTVPVPELGLDSLMAVEFGALVSKTLGVDLMSMKVGRSFTLQQAGARAAELLVGGSPEAVTA, from the coding sequence GTGTCTGACATTGCCATTGTCGGAATCGGGTGCCGCTACGCCGGTGGTATCGATTCACCGGAATCGTTCTGGGACTTCATCATCAACAAGGGCGACGGGGTCGTGGAGATCCCGCCGGAGCGCTGGGACTACCGCCGCTACTACGATCCGGACCGGCGCACGCCGGGCCGCATGTACACCAAACGCGCCGCGTTCCTGACCGGCGATCCGTGGGCCTTCGACCCGGACTTCTTCGGCATCTCGCCGCGTGAGGCGGCGGCCATGGACCCGCAGCAGCGGCTGGTGCTCGAGATCGCCTGGGAGGCCCTGGACGACGCGGGCCTGGCCGGGCGGGTCGCGGGCGCGCCGATCGGCGTCTACGTGGGTGCGTTCACCCTCGACCAGATGGCCATGTCCAATACCAACGCGGCCCTGCCGTGGGTGGACATGCACACCGCCGCGGGCGCCTCGTACACCATGATCTCCAATCGGATCGCCTACGCGCTCAATATGATCGGGCCCGCGCTCACCGTGGACACGGCCTGCTCGTCGTCGCTGGTGGCGTTCCATCTGGCCTGTCAGGCGCTGGCCGACGGCGACTGCGAGGTGGCGCTGGCCGGCGGGGTGACGCTGCTGTTGCAGCCGGAGGTGTTCGTCTCCATGTGCAAGGGCGGCTTCCTGGCCGCCGACGGGCGCTCCAAACCGTTCGACGCGGCCGCCGACGGCTACGGGCGCGGCGAGGGCTCGGGCATGGTGGTGCTCAAGAAGCTCGCGGACGCCGAGCGCGACGGCGACCGCATCTACGCGGTGGTCAAGGCGACCGGGTCCAATCAGGACGGGCGCACCACCGCCATCACCGTGCCGAATGCCGATATGCAGGAGGCGCTGGCCAAAGCGGTGACCGCGCGGGCCGGCGTGGCCGCGCACGAGGTCACCTACGTGGAGGCGCACGGCACCGGCACCCCGGTCGGGGATCCGCTGGAACTGCGGGCCATCGGGCGCGCCTACGGGCAGGCCGCGGGCCGCACCGAACCGCTGGGCGTGGGCTCGGTGAAGGCGCAGCTCGGGCACACCGAGGCCGCGTCGGGCATTGCCAGCGTGATCAAATCGGCGCTGGCCCTCACGCATCGCACCATCGCGCCGCAGGGCTGGCTGCACGAGCCGAACCCGGACATCCCGTTCGAGGAGCTGGGGTTGCGGTTGCAGCTGGAGGCGCAGCCGGTCGCACCCGAGACGCGAATGACCGTCGCGGTCAACGGCTTCGGATACGGCGGCACCAACGCACACGTGATCCTCCAGGAGTACGTCGCCGCCGAGCGGTCCGAACGCGAGCCCAGACACTATGGCGTGCTGCCGATTTCAGCGCGCAACGACACCGCCGCCCGCGAGCTGGCGCGCGGTTACGCCGAACTCGTCGCCGCCGGCGCGGAACCCGCCCGGCTGGCCGAGGCGGCGTGGACGCGCCGTCAGCATCATCCGGTCCGCGCGGGACTGACCTTCGGTGACGACGCCGAACTGGTGCGGGCGCTGGTGGATTTCGCCGGTGGCGAGGGTCGCACCGCCAAGGTGATCGCCCGCAAGGTCCCCGAACCGGTGTTCGTGTTCACCGGTATGGGACCCCAGTGGTGGGGCATGGCGCGCCAACTGCTCACCGGCACGGGCGATTTCGCGGCGCGCGACGCCTTCGTCACCGAGGCCGAGCGGGTCGACGCGGCGTTCCGGGAGATCGCCGGCTGGTCGATCCGCGAGGAGCTGCTGCGGCCCGAGGAGCAGTCCCGGGTCACCGCGACCGAGGTCGCGCAGCCTGCGAACTTCCTGGTCCAGGCGGCACTGTTCGCGATGCTCGACGCGCTGGGCATCCGGCCCGCCGCGGTGGTGGGCCACAGCGTCGGCGAGGTGTCGGCGGCCTATGTCACCGGCATGCTGTCGCTGCGGGATGCCGTGCGGGTCAGCTACCACCGGGCCCGGCTGCAGGCCACCACGGCCGGTTCCGGCGGCATGCTCGCCATCGGCCTGGCCCCGGCGGCGGCGCTGGAACTGATCGACGGCGACGAGCTGGTCGGGATCGCGGCCGTCAACAGCCCGAGCGCCGTCACCCTCGCCGGGGACGAGAAGCGCCTCGACGCCTTGGCCGAATCCCTCACCGAGCAAGGCGTTTTCGCGCGCCGACTACAGGTGGAGGTGCCGTACCACAGCTATCTGATGGATCCCATCCTCGACGAGCTGCGCACCGCGCTCGCGGATCTGACCCTGTCCGAGCCGCGAATTCCGCTGTGGTCCACCGTCACCGGCGCGCCGGTCACCACGGCGGATTGGGACGCGGAGTACTGGTGCGCGAACGTGCGCCAGCCGGTGCGCTTCGCTGACGCCGTCACCGGCCTGGTCGGCGCGGGCAGCCGGGTGTTCCTCGAGGTCGGCCCGCATCCGGTGCTGGGGGCGAACATTCGCGAAATCCTCATCGGCGCGGGCGAAACCGGCACCACCGTCGCCACGCTGAACCGCAAGCAGGCCGATGACGAGAGCGTCCGGCAGACCCTGGCCGGGCTCTACACCGCGGGCGTGCTCGATATCGACGCCCTCTTCGCCGATCTCGTTACCGGCCACGTCGATCTGCCCCGCTACCCGTGGCAGCGCACCCGCCTGCGCGTCGAGCTGGCGGGCATGCAGCAGCTCAAGTACGGCACCCCGGGCATGTACCGGATGCTCGGCGATCCGCTGCTCGAGGATCCCGCCACCGCGTGGCAGATCCGGCTCAGCGTCGGCGATCTGGAATGGCTGGCCGACCACGTGGTGGGCGGCTCGCGCATCCTGCCCGGCGCGGCCTACCTCGACGCGGCGCTGAGCGCGGCGGCGCTGCGCACCGAATCGACCCGGGTGGCGGTGGAGGACGTGCGGTTCCTCGCGCCGCTGGTGGTGGACGAGGGCATGGCGCCGGTGGTGGAGTTGCGGGTGGAGGAATCCACGCGCCGCTTCACCATTCGCTCACGTGAGCCCGCGAGCCCGAACTGGACGGTCAACGCGACCGGACGGCTGGTCGAGGGCGTCTACGAACCCACCAAGGCCGAGGTGCCCGAGGTGGCCGAGATGCTCGCCATCGACCCGGCCGCCTACTACACCGCCTTCGCCGCCCGCGGCCTCGACTACGGCCCGGCCTTCCGGCGCGCCACCGCGCTGTGGGTGAGCGGCAATACCGTCGTCGCCACCCTGGACGGCGGCATCGCCGCGGGCAGTGGCCATCTCGCGCATCCGGCGGTGGTCGACGCGGCCGTGCAGTGCTTCGGCGCGGTGCTCGCCGCCGCCTCGAACACCGAACGCGGCGCGCTGGTTCCGGTCGCGGTCGCGGAGGTGCGGCTGTTCGCGCCGATTCCCGAGCGGGTGACGGTGGTGGCACGGCTGCACGACGGCGCCGACCTGAGCTGCGACTACGATCTGCTCGACAGCGAACAGAACGTGATCATGCGAATCATCGGGCTGCGCCTGGGCGAGATCAACCCGGATCGCGGTGCGCTGCAACGGCTCTCCGACTACTTCTACGAGGACCGCTGGGACATGCGGGAACCCGTCGATCTCGCGGCGCTCCCCTCCCCCGAGACCGCCTACACCCTGGCCATCGACCTGGCGGGCGCCGCCGGTGACCGGGCGTCGTTCATCGCGGGCGCCACCGCGCACGGCGAGGTGCTGGCCGTCGACGACCCCGACCGTGCCGATCTGGAAGCCGTTGTGCGCGAACGCCTCCAGCAGATCGTGGCCTTGACCGGCGTCGATCGCACCCACGTGGTGCTGGTGGCCGGTTCCGATTTCACGGACCTGGACGCGCTGTGGACGCTGCGGCGCATCGCGGTCACCGTGGAGGGCTTCCTCGAGGACTGGCTGCAGCAGCGTGGCGACGAGATCCCCATGACCGGTGACGGCAGGCTGCACGCCACCCTGGTCACCGAGCGCGCCTTCGCCCATCCGGACGAGGACACCGCACCGAATCCCGCGCACGCCGCGCTGGCCGGGGCCCGCCGGGTGCTGCTCAACGAGCAGTCCCGCCTGCGCTGGCGGCTGGTCGACGTGGATCCCGAGGTGACCGAGGCGGAACTGGCCGCCGAACTCGCCATCCCGGGCGCGTTCACCTACGACTATGCCGACGAGGTGGTGCTGCGAAACGGCCTGCGCTGGACCACGGTGGTGGCCGCCACCCTCCCGGAGCGGCTGGAGGCCCTCGATCGGGCCGAACGGCTCACCGATCCGGAGGCCAATTTCCGGCTGGAACTGCCGAAGTCGCGGGTGTTGTCGCGGCTGGCGTGGCGGGCGTGCGAGCGGCGAGATCCCGCGGCCGACGAGGTCGAGGTGCGGATCCTGGCCATCGGACTCGGCTACAAGGACCCGCTCAAGGTCATCGGCGTGCTGGGTGAACGCGAACTGGCGGGCACCTTCTACGGCACCGAGCCCGGGATGGAGGCCGACGCCGTCGTCGTCCGAATCGGTGCGGCGGTCGAGGATTTCGCGGTCGGCGACCGGGTGTTCCTGACCTCCAAGGGCATGATCTCCCGCTTCCACACCGCCGAGGCCGGCCTGCTGACCCGCGTCCCCCACGACACCGAGATCGGGCAGTGCACCTCCGTGGTGGCCTTCGCCACCGCCGAGCACTCGCTGCTGGAGCTGGCCCGGGTCCGCGCGGGCGACGTGGTGCTGGTGCACGGCGCGGCCGGCGGCGTCGGCTCGGCGGCGGTGCGGATCGCGAAACTGCACGGCGCCACCGTGATCGGCACCGCGAGCAGCGACGAGCGGCGCGCGTACGTGCTGGCGCAGGGCGCCGATCATGCCCTGGACTCGCGGTCGCTGAATTTCGCCGACGAGGTGCTCGGACTCACCGACGGCCGGGGCGCGGACGTGGTGATCAGCACCGCGCCCGGGGAGATCCTGCGCCGGAACTTCAAGGCGGTGGCCGAGTTCGGGCGCATCGTGGAGATCGGCAAGGCCGACATCTACGGCGGCGGCGTCCTCGACCTCGCCTACTTCGACAAGAACCTCTCCTACCACTCCTTCGATCTGGACCGCATGCTGGCGCTCAAGCGCCGCGCCACCGGGGAGCTGGTGCAGGGCGTGCTGGAGAAGCTGGCGAACGGGACCTACCCCTACCTGCCGTACGAGCTGTACGACACCGCCGAGGTGGCCAAGGCGTTCGAGGACGTGGCCCGCTCGACCCACTTCGGGCGGATCGCGGTGCGGCTGGAATCCGAAGCGCCGCTGGTGCGTCCGCTGATTCCGGCGGTCACCGTGGACCCGGCCGCGGGGTATCTGATCACCGGCGGGTTCGGGGCCTTCGGACTCGCGGTCGGCCGCTGGCTGGTCGGACTGGGCGCGCGCCGGCTCACCCTGCTCGGGCGCGGCGGCGCGCGCACCGAGGCCGCCCGCCTGCAATTGGCGGCCTGGCGCGAGCAAGGCGTCGAGGTGGTCGAGGAGCTGGTGGACGTCACCGATGCCGCGGCCATGACCGCGGTCGTGGCGCGTGCGCACAGCATCGCGCATCCGCTGCGCGGTGTCTTCCACACCGCCGGCGCCATCGACGACCGCCGCGTGCCCGACATGGACCGTGACAGCCTCGCGAAGGTCTACCGGCCCAAGGCCGAAGGGGTCGTCGCGCTGCGGCAGGGGCTCGCCGCCGCCGGGGTCGAACTCGACATGTTCGTGCTGTTCTCCTCCGGCAGCGCGATATTCGGCAGCATCGGCCAATTCGCCTACACCGCCGCCAATCTCGCCCTCGACGCCACCGCGGATGTGGTGGTGCGCGCGGGCGGCAAGGCGCTGGCGGTCGGCTGGGGACACATGTCCGGCGGCGGCATGGCCGACGACCAGTACGTCTCGCGCTATCTGCGCACCGCCGGGTTCGATCCGATCAGCATGGCGGAGGGCACCGAATATCTGGAGCAGGCACTGAGCCTGGGCATCCACCACCACGCGTCGATCATTCCCATCGACTGGTCGCGGGTGGCCTCGACGGTGTCGTGGTACGCCATGACCGGGCGCACCGCCGAACGGATCGCCGCCGCGGTCGAGGACAATTCCGCCGCCTCGCATTTGGTGGCGGCGCTGCGCGAACTCGACGAGCAGAAGCGCGGCGAAGTGGTCGCGCACATGCTGGCCGAACAGCTCGCGGTGGTGATGGGCGTCGACGCCGACTCCATCGATCTCACGGTCCCGGTGCCGGAGCTGGGCCTGGATTCGCTGATGGCGGTGGAATTCGGTGCGCTGGTGAGCAAGACGCTCGGCGTGGACCTGATGTCGATGAAGGTCGGCCGCTCGTTCACCCTGCAGCAGGCCGGGGCGCGCGCGGCCGAACTGCTCGTCGGCGGTAGCCCCGAGGCGGTGACGGCATGA
- a CDS encoding aminotransferase class I/II-fold pyridoxal phosphate-dependent enzyme, giving the protein MSESARDLARKLLAGNGIKEMTAQPAAPVAARKPTRVIRGPGRQFADHPEVAAAVAKQAAIEGVYASAGMPNPLFLPRNSPNDTVIRALGTELVNFSAYNYLGLSSHPRVIAAAREALEQYGASASASRIVSGEIPLYGELEQRLAGIYDVGDAMVTTSGYLTNAGVIGFLLRDGDVAFCDSLIHGSVVSGTQWAGCRRIGFRHNDPDSLRSVLKMSRSGFDRALVVLEGHYSMDGTVGRVAELAAVAREFDCAVMVDEAHSFGVFGATGHGIREHYGMAGADVDIWMGTLSKALGSVGGFVAADADLIGAMKAAAPGVAMLTGAPAPSGIAAALAGLDVLEAEPERVARLWHNTRVFDAALRERELNLGDSQGTPILPVIVPGEFRAGFVSATLLQRGVYAGAISAPAVPVGKERLRFFVTSEHTETRLVSAAELLAETIALADQLPAAMTG; this is encoded by the coding sequence ATGAGCGAATCCGCACGGGATCTGGCCCGGAAACTGCTGGCGGGCAATGGGATCAAGGAGATGACCGCGCAGCCGGCGGCCCCGGTCGCGGCCCGCAAGCCGACGCGGGTGATCCGCGGACCCGGACGTCAGTTCGCCGATCACCCGGAGGTGGCGGCCGCCGTCGCCAAGCAGGCCGCCATCGAGGGCGTCTACGCGTCCGCCGGCATGCCGAACCCCTTGTTCCTGCCCCGAAACAGCCCCAACGACACCGTGATCCGCGCCCTGGGCACCGAACTGGTGAACTTCAGCGCCTACAACTACCTGGGGCTGTCGAGCCATCCCCGGGTGATCGCGGCCGCCCGGGAGGCGCTGGAGCAGTACGGCGCCTCGGCGTCGGCCAGCCGGATCGTCTCCGGGGAGATCCCCCTCTACGGCGAGCTCGAACAGCGGCTGGCCGGGATCTACGACGTCGGCGATGCCATGGTCACCACCAGCGGTTACCTCACCAATGCGGGCGTCATCGGCTTCCTGCTGCGCGACGGGGATGTGGCGTTCTGCGACAGCCTGATTCACGGCAGCGTGGTGTCGGGAACGCAGTGGGCGGGGTGCCGCCGGATCGGTTTCCGGCACAACGATCCGGACTCGCTGCGATCGGTGCTGAAGATGTCACGCTCCGGCTTCGATCGGGCGCTGGTCGTACTGGAGGGCCACTACAGCATGGACGGCACCGTCGGCCGCGTCGCCGAATTGGCTGCCGTGGCACGGGAATTCGACTGCGCCGTCATGGTCGACGAGGCGCATTCGTTCGGCGTCTTCGGCGCGACCGGGCACGGCATCCGGGAGCACTACGGTATGGCGGGTGCGGACGTCGACATCTGGATGGGCACCCTGTCCAAGGCGCTGGGCAGCGTCGGGGGTTTCGTGGCCGCCGACGCCGACCTCATCGGCGCGATGAAGGCCGCCGCACCCGGCGTGGCCATGCTGACCGGCGCGCCCGCGCCGTCGGGCATCGCCGCGGCCCTGGCCGGTCTGGATGTGCTCGAGGCCGAACCCGAGCGGGTCGCGCGGCTGTGGCACAACACGCGGGTCTTCGATGCCGCGCTGCGCGAACGAGAGCTGAATCTCGGTGATTCACAGGGCACTCCGATCCTGCCGGTGATCGTGCCGGGTGAGTTCCGGGCCGGGTTCGTCTCGGCCACGCTGCTGCAGCGCGGGGTCTACGCCGGGGCCATCTCGGCCCCGGCGGTGCCGGTGGGCAAGGAGCGGCTGCGGTTCTTCGTCACCTCCGAACACACCGAGACACGACTGGTCTCGGCCGCGGAGCTGCTGGCCGAGACCATCGCGCTGGCGGATCAGCTGCCGGCCGCCATGACCGGCTGA
- a CDS encoding MFS transporter — protein sequence MTSTAADTRSDPTPALGRTTVLVFAITAGSSAAGNYYLQPLLHEVAGDLRISTATAALLVSAAQIGYLCGLAFLVPLGDFLRRHRMVPALLLASVAALLVSAFAPNFAVLFAGVIATGVTASAAQVVVPWASALAHPERRGQVVGTVMSGLLLGILLSRVLSGAVAQLGGWRAVLLVAAGLQVVMAVSLYLLAPATPRAAAGESYPQVLSSIVALIKRHPILRQRMALGFVVMGCFSLVWTAIAFLLAGARGSSYHYSEFTIGLFGLAGVLGALGAPVVGRLADRGHLRRVTTLTWLVLLASWALVAWGGHSVLALIVALLVFDFGIQGSHLTNQSAIYALDPAARSRLTTAYMVTYFLGGVAGSVTAGVAYQLGGWALVCGIGAAATAVGLLLWAVFAVGPQQRPAQPVMAAGS from the coding sequence ATGACCAGTACCGCCGCGGACACCCGGTCCGATCCGACCCCGGCCTTGGGCCGGACCACCGTCCTCGTGTTCGCCATCACCGCCGGGTCGTCGGCGGCCGGAAACTACTACCTCCAGCCCCTGCTGCACGAGGTCGCGGGGGATCTGCGCATCTCCACCGCCACCGCGGCACTGCTGGTCAGCGCCGCCCAGATCGGATACCTGTGCGGCCTGGCCTTCCTGGTGCCGCTGGGCGATTTCCTGCGTCGCCACCGCATGGTGCCGGCGCTGCTGCTGGCCTCGGTGGCGGCCCTGCTGGTGTCGGCGTTCGCCCCGAATTTCGCCGTGCTGTTCGCGGGCGTCATCGCCACCGGCGTCACGGCCTCGGCGGCGCAGGTGGTGGTCCCGTGGGCCTCCGCGCTGGCGCACCCCGAGCGCCGCGGGCAGGTGGTCGGCACGGTGATGAGCGGTCTGCTGCTGGGCATCCTGCTGTCGCGGGTGCTGTCCGGGGCGGTGGCGCAGCTGGGCGGCTGGCGGGCGGTCCTGCTGGTGGCCGCCGGCCTGCAGGTGGTGATGGCGGTGAGCCTGTACCTGCTCGCGCCCGCCACGCCGCGCGCCGCGGCCGGGGAAAGCTACCCGCAGGTGCTGAGTTCGATCGTGGCCCTGATCAAGCGGCACCCGATCCTGCGTCAGCGCATGGCGCTGGGATTCGTGGTGATGGGCTGCTTCTCGCTGGTCTGGACCGCCATCGCCTTCCTGCTGGCGGGTGCGCGCGGAAGTTCCTACCACTACTCGGAATTCACCATCGGCCTGTTCGGCCTGGCCGGTGTGCTGGGCGCGCTGGGCGCGCCGGTGGTGGGCCGGCTCGCCGACCGCGGGCATCTGCGCCGGGTGACCACGCTGACCTGGCTGGTGCTGCTGGCCAGTTGGGCGCTGGTGGCCTGGGGCGGTCACAGCGTGCTCGCGCTGATCGTGGCGCTGCTGGTGTTCGACTTCGGTATCCAGGGTTCGCATCTGACCAATCAGAGCGCCATCTACGCCCTGGACCCGGCCGCCCGCAGCCGCCTGACCACCGCGTACATGGTCACGTACTTCCTCGGCGGCGTCGCGGGCTCGGTGACGGCGGGGGTGGCGTATCAGCTCGGCGGCTGGGCCCTGGTCTGCGGAATCGGCGCCGCCGCAACGGCGGTCGGACTGCTGCTGTGGGCGGTGTTCGCCGTCGGCCCACAGCAGCGGCCCGCTCAGCCGGTCATGGCGGCCGGCAGCTGA